One Paroedura picta isolate Pp20150507F chromosome 16, Ppicta_v3.0, whole genome shotgun sequence genomic region harbors:
- the LOC143825500 gene encoding olfactory receptor 11A1-like has translation MGREETGVLHMTNARQSVFQALDDFDIHQQTATEGKPMNNTTFILLGFGNRLELQIILFVLFLAIYILAVMGNLLIVVLVKADQNLHTPMYFFLMNLSCLETGYISTILPRMLTSFLTGDRSISVGGCITQWFFFGFFAATECYLLATMSYDRYLAICKPLHYPCLMNGKFCLQLTSASWMSGLLTNTIVTSLMARLTFCGPNEIDHFFCDIYPVSNLSCSNPHFVKLATFILGLLGTVPPFVLTLSSYICIILTILRIQCKSAQKNTFSTCSSHLIVVTLFYGSIFLVYTIPATLTLKEVHKTFSLVYTVLTPMLNPLIYSLRNREVKEALYRCTRKFSNRVT, from the coding sequence ATGGGAAGAGAGGAAACAGGTGTTCTGCACATGACTAATGCTCGACAATCTGTATTTCAGGCACTTGATGATTTTGACATTCATCAGCAAACAGCAACTGAGGGCAAACCGATGAACAATACAACATTCATCCTTCTAGGATTTGGGAATCGTCTCGAACTGCAAATTATCCTCTTCGTGTTATTTTTAGCCATCTATATTTTGGCTGTTATGGGGAACCTCCTAATTGTTGTACTGGTGAAAGCAGATCAGAACCtccacacccccatgtacttcttcctgatGAATTTGTCCTGCTTGGAGACTGGCTACATTTCCACCATTTTACCCAGGATGCTGACCAGTTTCCTAACAGGTGACAGATCCATATCTGTTGGAGGTTGTATCACACAATGGTTTTTCTTTGGATTCTTTGCTGCCACTGAATGTTACCTCTTAGCCACGATGTCTTATGATCGTTATCTGGCAATCTGCAAGCCTTTACACTACCCGTGTCTTATGAATGGAAAGTTCTGCTTGCAATTGACTTCTGCATCTTGGATGAGTGGCTTACTGACTAACACCATTGTGACCTCTCTTATGGCACGGTTAACGTTTTGTGGACCCAATGAAATTGACCACTTCTTTTGTGATATATATCCTGTCTCAAACCTCTCCTGTAGCAATCCTCATTTCGTGAAGCTTGCTACCTTCATTCTCGGCCTCCTAGGAACTGTCCCTCCTTTTGTGTTAACATTGTCTTCCTATATCTGCATTATTCTCACCATCTTGAGAATTCAATGCAAAAGTGCACAGAAGAATACCTTTTCCACCTGCTCTTCACACCTCATTGTTGTGACCCTCTTTTATGGGTCGATATTCCTTGTCTACACTATTCCAGCAACACTGACCCTGAAAGAGGTACACAAAACCTTCTCCCTGGTATACACAGTCCTGACTCCCATGCTCAACCCCCTCATATACAGCTTGAGAAACCGAGAGGTGAAAGAAGCTCTTTATAGATGTACAAGGAAATTTAGCAACAGAGTAACTTAA